In Haloarchaeobius litoreus, the following are encoded in one genomic region:
- a CDS encoding Na+/H+ antiporter NhaC family protein, with translation MTDLTVEPRTYEDIAPERRPSLAQALVPMLGVVVFLGVGSGYLRLAPHAPLLWSIVLTAAVGKYWLGYDWADLYEGIADSLLMGLQAILILFVIYALIATWISAGTIPGLMHYGLAVLTPTVFLPVTAVLAAVVAFAIGSSWTTAGTLGVAFIGIGSGLGIPAPMTAGAILSGAYAGDKQSPLSDTTNLAAAVTNTDLWDHIRAMRNGTAVALGLSVLGYAVLGLRAGSSIPAGRVAEIQGALAGTYDLSVLVVLPLVVTFGLALRGYPALPTLVAGVFAGVATTVLVQGVGFAAAWNVFLNGTAPETGVTVVTDLLESGGLAGSAWTISVVVAALSLGGLLERTGVLAVLAHSLASAIRGTTGLVVGTGVSAIAVNAFSAQQYMSIVVPGMTLRNIYDEYGLESEDLSQAIESAGTPTGALFPWHAGSVYMAGVFGVLPWAGSFGLAGFAPYYFFAYLSPLVLFASALLGVGFEPSDDTDGPTPSSTTATADD, from the coding sequence GTGACCGACCTCACCGTCGAACCAAGGACGTACGAAGACATCGCGCCGGAGCGACGACCAAGCCTCGCCCAGGCGCTCGTGCCGATGCTCGGCGTCGTCGTCTTCCTTGGCGTCGGGTCGGGCTACCTCCGGCTCGCACCCCATGCACCGCTGCTGTGGAGCATCGTCCTGACAGCCGCCGTCGGGAAGTACTGGCTCGGCTACGACTGGGCGGACCTGTACGAGGGCATCGCCGACAGCCTGCTGATGGGGCTCCAGGCCATCCTCATCCTCTTCGTCATCTACGCGCTCATCGCGACCTGGATCAGCGCGGGGACCATCCCCGGGCTGATGCACTACGGGCTCGCCGTGTTGACCCCGACGGTGTTCCTCCCGGTGACGGCGGTGCTCGCGGCCGTCGTCGCCTTCGCCATCGGCTCCTCGTGGACGACGGCGGGCACCCTCGGCGTCGCCTTCATCGGTATCGGCTCCGGGCTCGGCATCCCCGCGCCGATGACCGCCGGTGCCATCCTCTCGGGGGCGTACGCCGGCGACAAGCAGTCGCCCCTCTCGGACACGACGAACCTCGCCGCCGCGGTGACGAACACCGACCTCTGGGACCACATCCGCGCGATGCGGAACGGGACGGCCGTCGCGCTGGGTCTGTCGGTGCTCGGCTACGCCGTCCTCGGACTCCGGGCGGGCAGCTCGATCCCCGCCGGCCGCGTCGCGGAGATACAGGGCGCACTCGCCGGCACGTACGACCTGTCGGTGCTGGTTGTGCTCCCGCTCGTCGTCACGTTCGGGCTCGCGCTGCGGGGCTACCCGGCGCTCCCGACCCTCGTCGCCGGCGTCTTCGCCGGTGTCGCGACGACGGTGCTCGTCCAGGGCGTCGGCTTCGCCGCCGCCTGGAACGTGTTCCTGAACGGGACCGCCCCGGAGACCGGCGTCACGGTGGTCACCGACCTGCTCGAAAGCGGCGGGCTCGCCGGCTCCGCCTGGACCATCTCGGTCGTCGTCGCCGCGCTCTCGCTCGGTGGGCTCCTCGAGCGGACCGGCGTGCTGGCGGTGCTCGCCCACAGCCTGGCGAGCGCGATCCGCGGGACGACGGGGCTCGTCGTCGGCACCGGCGTCTCCGCCATCGCCGTCAACGCCTTCTCCGCCCAGCAGTACATGAGCATCGTCGTCCCGGGGATGACCCTGCGGAACATCTACGACGAGTACGGGCTGGAAAGCGAGGACCTCTCGCAGGCCATCGAGTCTGCCGGTACCCCGACGGGCGCGCTCTTCCCGTGGCACGCCGGCAGCGTCTACATGGCCGGCGTGTTCGGCGTGCTTCCCTGGGCCGGGAGCTTCGGGCTGGCCGGCTTCGCGCCGTACTACTTCTTCGCGTACCTCTCGCCGCTGGTGCTGTTCGCCAGTGCGCTGCTCGGAGTCGGGTTCGAGCCGAGCGACGACACCGACGGGCCCACCCCGTCGAGCACCACCGCAACGGCCGACGACTGA
- a CDS encoding ribbon-helix-helix domain-containing protein encodes MTDYTTVSIPKDLADRVEETIEGTSFSSTSDLVRFLLRSIVIQHQRRGELTEAEFEEIAEQLRDLGYLE; translated from the coding sequence GTGACCGACTACACCACCGTCTCCATCCCGAAGGACCTCGCGGACCGCGTCGAGGAGACGATCGAGGGCACGAGCTTCTCCTCGACGTCGGACCTCGTCCGGTTCCTGCTCCGCAGCATCGTCATCCAGCACCAGCGACGGGGCGAGCTAACCGAGGCGGAGTTCGAGGAGATAGCCGAACAGCTGCGCGACCTGGGCTACCTGGAGTGA
- the aglJ gene encoding S-layer glycoprotein N-glycosyltransferase AglJ translates to MAETEDDVCVLVPTYNEAATIGEVVSGLRDEGFENVLVIDGHSTDGTRDIAAEHGARVVLQTGTGRGSGKGEAVREGVERIDAEYVLMLDGDGTYRPEDAHAMLEPILSGRAEHVVGDRFADMESGAMTRLNQFGNRVINAGFRLVHRQDFGDILSGYRAFTRESFELMSLSAEGFGIETELAVECARHDITTEVVDITYLARPDGSDTNLRPFRDGGGILLTVYLRSKTHNPLFYFGTVGGILGAVGVGIAAYVGYEWFVNRVPHDVLAMLAGVLLLVGVQLAMFGVLADTMVVLHREQRTRIERLAEETGADLSSETED, encoded by the coding sequence ATGGCCGAGACGGAAGACGACGTCTGCGTGCTGGTGCCGACGTACAACGAGGCGGCGACCATCGGCGAGGTCGTCTCGGGCCTGCGCGACGAGGGGTTCGAGAACGTCCTCGTCATCGACGGGCACTCGACCGACGGTACCCGCGACATCGCCGCAGAGCACGGCGCACGCGTCGTCCTCCAGACCGGGACCGGCCGCGGCTCGGGCAAGGGCGAGGCGGTCCGCGAGGGCGTCGAGCGCATCGACGCCGAGTACGTCCTGATGCTCGACGGCGACGGCACCTACCGGCCCGAGGACGCCCACGCGATGCTCGAACCCATCCTGTCGGGGCGCGCGGAGCACGTCGTCGGCGACCGCTTCGCCGACATGGAGTCGGGCGCGATGACGCGGCTCAACCAGTTCGGGAACCGCGTCATCAACGCCGGCTTCCGGCTGGTCCACCGGCAGGACTTCGGCGACATCCTCTCGGGCTACCGCGCGTTCACACGGGAGTCGTTCGAGCTGATGTCGCTCAGTGCAGAGGGATTCGGCATCGAGACGGAGCTCGCCGTCGAGTGCGCGCGCCACGACATCACGACCGAGGTCGTCGACATCACCTACCTCGCGCGCCCGGACGGCTCGGACACGAACCTCCGGCCGTTCCGCGACGGCGGCGGCATCCTGCTGACGGTGTACCTGCGCTCGAAGACGCACAACCCGCTGTTCTACTTCGGAACCGTCGGCGGCATCCTCGGCGCGGTGGGCGTCGGCATCGCCGCCTACGTCGGCTACGAGTGGTTCGTCAACAGGGTCCCGCACGACGTGCTCGCGATGCTGGCCGGTGTGCTGTTGCTCGTCGGCGTCCAGCTCGCGATGTTCGGCGTGCTCGCCGACACCATGGTCGTGCTCCACCGCGAGCAGCGGACGCGCATCGAGCGTCTCGCGGAGGAGACCGGGGCCGACCTGTCGTCGGAGACCGAGGACTGA
- the aglF gene encoding UTP--glucose-1-phosphate uridylyltransferase AglF has product MKAVVLAAGKGTRLRPLTDDKPKGMVEVNGKPIITHCLEQLRDLGADEFVVVVGYLKEKIISHYGDEFEGIPITYAHQREQKGLAHALLTVEEYIDDDFMLILGDNIFRANLQDVVRRQREDRADAAFLVEEVPWEEASRYGVCDTNKYGEIVDVVEKPEDPPSNLVMTGFYTFSPAIFHACHLVQPSNRGEYEISDAVDLLIKSGRTIDAIRIDGWRTDIGYPEDRDEAERKLQAAEEGVTDDVSAADEEEATAESGSE; this is encoded by the coding sequence ATGAAAGCTGTCGTACTCGCCGCCGGAAAGGGCACCCGCCTCCGTCCGCTGACCGACGACAAACCCAAAGGGATGGTCGAGGTCAACGGCAAGCCCATCATCACGCACTGTCTCGAACAGCTGCGCGACCTCGGGGCCGACGAGTTCGTCGTCGTCGTCGGCTACCTCAAGGAGAAGATAATCAGCCACTACGGCGACGAGTTCGAGGGCATCCCCATCACGTACGCCCACCAGCGCGAACAGAAGGGCCTCGCCCACGCGCTGCTCACCGTCGAGGAGTACATCGACGACGACTTCATGCTCATCCTCGGCGACAACATCTTCCGCGCGAACCTCCAGGACGTCGTCCGCCGCCAGCGCGAGGACCGCGCCGACGCCGCGTTCCTCGTCGAGGAGGTCCCCTGGGAGGAGGCCAGCCGCTACGGCGTCTGTGACACCAACAAGTACGGCGAGATCGTCGACGTCGTCGAGAAGCCCGAGGACCCGCCGTCGAACCTCGTGATGACCGGCTTCTACACGTTCTCGCCCGCCATCTTCCACGCGTGCCACCTCGTCCAGCCGTCGAACCGCGGCGAGTACGAGATCAGCGACGCGGTCGACCTGCTCATCAAGAGCGGGCGCACCATCGACGCCATCCGCATCGACGGCTGGCGCACCGACATCGGCTACCCCGAGGACCGCGACGAGGCCGAGCGCAAGCTCCAGGCCGCGGAAGAGGGCGTCACGGACGACGTGAGCGCAGCCGATGAGGAGGAAGCAACCGCAGAGAGCGGGTCCGAATAG
- the glmU gene encoding bifunctional sugar-1-phosphate nucleotidylyltransferase/acetyltransferase — MQAVVVAAGEGTRMRPLTANRPKPTLPVAGTPLIERVLAAAAPYVDSYVLVVGYRDEVIRELVGDSYRGHPVEYVQQTEQLGTAHAVGRAADVVDGRFLVLNGDVVVTDELVAGLVDAGGTAVATKPVPDPSNYGVVSHDGGRLTELVEKPADPPSNLANLGLYAFEESVFDAIDRTELSERGEYEITDSIGHLLDDGEDVSVVEYDGPWLDVGRPWELLSATETLLEGLEGRIDGTVEDGATLSGPVVVEEGARVRDGAYIEGPVVVQSGADVGPNCFVRGATVVGPDVRVGNAVEVKNSVLMAGTNVAHHAYVGDSVLGRDVNFGAGTKVANLRHDDENVRMTVKGERVDTGRRKFGVVCGDEAKTGINSSLNPGVVLGAGAMSTPGEAVMRDR; from the coding sequence ATGCAGGCGGTCGTCGTCGCCGCCGGCGAGGGCACCCGCATGCGACCGCTGACCGCGAACCGCCCGAAGCCGACGCTCCCGGTCGCGGGTACACCCCTCATCGAGCGCGTCCTCGCCGCCGCCGCACCGTACGTCGACAGCTACGTCCTCGTCGTCGGCTACCGGGACGAGGTCATCCGCGAGCTCGTCGGCGACAGCTACCGCGGCCACCCGGTCGAGTACGTCCAGCAGACCGAACAGCTCGGGACCGCACACGCCGTCGGTCGAGCCGCTGATGTGGTCGACGGTCGCTTCCTCGTGCTGAACGGCGACGTGGTGGTCACCGACGAGCTGGTGGCCGGGCTGGTCGACGCCGGTGGGACGGCTGTCGCGACGAAGCCCGTTCCCGACCCGTCGAACTACGGCGTCGTCAGCCACGACGGGGGACGGCTGACCGAGCTCGTCGAGAAGCCCGCCGACCCGCCGTCGAACCTCGCGAATCTGGGGCTGTACGCCTTCGAGGAGTCCGTGTTCGACGCGATCGACCGTACCGAGCTGAGCGAGCGCGGCGAGTACGAGATCACGGACTCGATCGGTCACCTGCTCGATGATGGTGAGGACGTCTCTGTGGTGGAGTACGATGGTCCCTGGTTGGATGTCGGTCGGCCGTGGGAGCTGCTGTCCGCGACGGAGACGCTGCTGGAGGGGCTGGAAGGACGTATCGACGGGACCGTCGAGGACGGTGCAACGTTGTCGGGTCCGGTCGTCGTCGAGGAGGGGGCTCGTGTGCGTGACGGCGCGTACATCGAGGGCCCCGTGGTGGTCCAGTCCGGCGCGGACGTCGGCCCGAACTGCTTCGTCCGCGGTGCGACCGTCGTCGGACCTGACGTGCGGGTCGGGAACGCAGTCGAGGTGAAGAACTCGGTGCTGATGGCGGGGACGAACGTCGCCCACCACGCCTACGTCGGTGATTCGGTGCTCGGACGGGACGTGAACTTCGGGGCCGGGACGAAGGTCGCGAATCTGCGTCACGACGACGAGAACGTCCGGATGACCGTGAAAGGTGAGCGGGTCGACACCGGTCGCCGGAAGTTCGGTGTCGTCTGCGGCGACGAGGCGAAGACCGGCATCAACAGCAGCCTGAACCCCGGGGTCGTGCTGGGGGCGGGCGCGATGAGTACCCCCGGCGAGGCGGTCATGCGGGACCGGTGA
- a CDS encoding GDP-mannose 4,6-dehydratase — protein sequence MDLSSKLAERTVFVTGADGFVGSHLVDTLVEYDANVHVFVRATSSGELNNIRHHSENVTVHRGDLRDKHSVERALSALEGHSDSLIFHLAAQAHVGESWERPYETVDSNVVGTLNLLQSVVDLDLDIAKFDTAGTSEEYGNVRDEVRDHHDFVDDGRVLLSERSPVNPTSIYATSKLAADFLTMNYYDAYDVPTVTTRMFNNYGPRQNPRYITGTIISQALKRDHVELGNLTPKRDMCYVEDGVRGHLHVALGGNPGEQYVYGYGENISMQEWTDTILRVGTEEGYWGDPEIVQDEDRYRPGDSDVEELLVGHEKLTKETGWEPEVGWEEGIRRTIEWYAEHEHRWIGRVDWR from the coding sequence ATGGATTTATCCTCGAAACTCGCCGAACGCACGGTGTTCGTCACCGGCGCGGACGGGTTCGTCGGAAGTCATCTGGTCGACACACTCGTCGAGTACGACGCCAACGTCCACGTCTTCGTCCGTGCGACGTCGAGTGGCGAACTCAACAACATCCGTCACCACTCGGAGAACGTCACCGTCCACCGGGGTGACCTCCGCGACAAGCACTCGGTCGAACGTGCCCTCTCCGCCCTCGAGGGCCACTCCGACTCGCTCATCTTCCACCTCGCTGCGCAGGCCCACGTCGGCGAATCCTGGGAGCGCCCGTACGAGACAGTCGACTCGAACGTCGTCGGGACGCTCAACCTCCTCCAGTCCGTGGTCGACCTCGACCTCGACATCGCGAAGTTCGACACCGCCGGCACCTCCGAGGAGTACGGCAACGTCAGGGACGAGGTGCGTGACCACCACGACTTCGTCGACGACGGTCGCGTCCTGCTCTCGGAGCGCTCGCCCGTCAACCCGACGAGCATCTACGCCACGTCGAAGCTGGCGGCGGACTTCCTGACGATGAACTACTACGACGCCTACGACGTGCCCACCGTCACGACGCGGATGTTCAACAACTACGGGCCGCGGCAGAACCCGCGCTACATCACGGGTACCATCATCTCGCAGGCGCTGAAGCGGGACCACGTCGAACTCGGCAACCTCACGCCGAAGCGGGACATGTGCTACGTCGAGGACGGCGTCCGCGGCCACCTGCACGTCGCACTCGGTGGGAACCCCGGCGAGCAGTACGTCTACGGCTACGGCGAGAACATCTCGATGCAGGAGTGGACGGACACCATCCTCCGCGTCGGCACCGAGGAGGGCTACTGGGGCGATCCCGAAATCGTGCAGGACGAGGACCGCTACCGGCCGGGGGACAGCGACGTCGAGGAGCTTCTCGTCGGCCACGAGAAGCTGACGAAGGAGACCGGCTGGGAGCCCGAGGTCGGCTGGGAGGAGGGTATCCGCCGCACCATCGAGTGGTACGCAGAGCACGAGCACCGGTGGATCGGCCGGGTGGACTGGCGATGA
- a CDS encoding GDP-L-fucose synthase family protein: protein MSYWDGKTVMVTGGAGFLGSHLVDDLESRSDTVDVFVPRSNEYDLRNREDIRRVLDDSDPDVVIHLAATVGGIGANRENPGRYFYDNAVMGIELIEQARQFGVEKFTILGTICAYPEETPVPFSEDDLFEGYPEPTNAPYGIAKKALLTQSKAYRKQYDFDSIYLMPVNLYGPRDDFDLESSHVIPAIVRKCVEARERGDDSITAWGTGEPTREFLYVEDAAEGILDATEEYDRSEPVNLGSGMEISIRELIETIADVTDFEGDVEWDTSKPDGQMRRCLDTSRAKEYFGWEATTDFETGLEHTVEWFENESEYV, encoded by the coding sequence ATGAGCTACTGGGACGGAAAGACGGTGATGGTCACCGGGGGCGCAGGTTTCCTCGGGAGCCACCTCGTCGACGACCTCGAGTCGCGTTCGGACACCGTCGACGTGTTCGTCCCACGGAGCAACGAGTACGACCTCCGGAATCGGGAGGATATCCGACGTGTACTCGACGACTCTGACCCGGATGTCGTCATCCACCTCGCAGCCACGGTTGGCGGTATCGGTGCGAACCGGGAGAACCCCGGCCGGTATTTCTACGACAACGCAGTGATGGGGATCGAACTCATCGAGCAGGCCCGCCAGTTCGGCGTCGAGAAGTTCACCATCCTGGGCACCATCTGTGCGTACCCGGAGGAGACGCCGGTCCCCTTCTCGGAGGACGACCTGTTCGAGGGTTACCCCGAGCCGACGAACGCCCCGTACGGCATCGCGAAGAAGGCCCTGCTCACGCAGTCGAAGGCCTACCGGAAGCAGTACGACTTCGACAGCATCTACCTGATGCCGGTGAACCTCTACGGCCCGCGCGACGACTTCGATCTGGAGAGTTCACACGTCATCCCGGCCATCGTCCGGAAGTGCGTGGAGGCACGCGAACGGGGCGACGACAGCATCACCGCGTGGGGGACCGGCGAGCCGACCCGGGAGTTCCTCTACGTCGAAGACGCCGCCGAGGGTATCCTCGACGCGACCGAGGAGTACGACCGGAGCGAGCCGGTCAACCTCGGCAGCGGCATGGAGATCAGCATCCGTGAGCTGATCGAGACCATCGCCGACGTGACCGACTTCGAGGGCGACGTGGAGTGGGATACGTCGAAACCGGACGGTCAGATGCGTCGCTGTCTCGACACCTCGCGTGCGAAAGAGTACTTCGGCTGGGAGGCGACCACCGACTTCGAGACCGGGCTGGAGCACACCGTCGAGTGGTTCGA